The following coding sequences are from one Paenibacillus sp. JDR-2 window:
- the fliY gene encoding flagellar motor switch phosphatase FliY has product MTSKDYLSQEEIDALLNQTASELASSQSQASEYQLSDFLSPIEQDALGEIGNITFGSAATALSTLLGKKVDITTPQVTFIKREDLANEFPKPHVAVSVQYVDGFQGINSLVIKTKDAQVIADLMLGGEGDVTLQELNEIHISAVQEAMNQMMGSSATSMSTIFNRFVNISPPGIDILDVDSGGGMGQLPTEDVFIKISFRLTIGDLIDSTIMQLLPVPFAKQMVAILMGDVEEEIAAAPAAPVPAPEPTPAPAAAVTPAPAPAPQQAYQDPYQQAPAAAAAQYNQPYNPYQQSAAFDIQMQPQGPQTYGHAANRNVNVQPVQFANFNQAPYVQTDETNLNLLLDIPLKVTVELGRTQKQIKDILELSQGSIIELDKLAGEPVDILVNNKLIAKGEVVVIDENFGVRVTDIVSQWDRIQKLQ; this is encoded by the coding sequence ATGACGAGTAAAGATTATTTATCGCAAGAGGAAATAGACGCGTTGCTTAATCAGACAGCCAGCGAGCTCGCATCATCGCAATCGCAGGCTTCCGAATATCAGCTGTCGGACTTCTTGTCTCCGATCGAGCAGGATGCTCTGGGGGAAATCGGCAATATCACGTTTGGCAGCGCAGCTACGGCTTTATCGACGTTGCTAGGAAAGAAAGTCGATATTACTACGCCTCAGGTTACCTTCATTAAACGCGAGGATCTTGCGAATGAATTTCCTAAGCCGCATGTTGCGGTCAGCGTACAGTACGTAGACGGCTTCCAGGGGATTAATTCATTAGTTATCAAGACAAAAGACGCTCAGGTCATTGCGGACCTTATGCTCGGCGGAGAAGGGGATGTAACGCTTCAGGAGCTGAACGAGATTCATATTAGCGCCGTTCAGGAAGCGATGAACCAGATGATGGGCTCGTCCGCAACATCGATGTCTACGATATTTAACCGATTCGTTAATATTTCGCCTCCGGGTATCGATATTCTCGATGTAGACAGCGGCGGCGGAATGGGGCAGCTCCCGACTGAAGATGTGTTTATCAAAATCTCTTTCCGTTTGACGATTGGGGACTTGATAGATTCAACCATCATGCAACTTCTTCCTGTACCGTTTGCCAAGCAGATGGTTGCCATTCTGATGGGTGACGTTGAAGAAGAAATTGCAGCGGCTCCGGCTGCGCCGGTTCCTGCGCCTGAGCCAACACCGGCCCCGGCGGCGGCAGTAACGCCAGCGCCTGCACCGGCTCCGCAACAGGCGTATCAAGATCCGTATCAGCAAGCTCCTGCGGCAGCGGCAGCGCAATATAATCAGCCGTATAATCCTTACCAGCAAAGCGCGGCATTCGATATTCAGATGCAGCCACAGGGACCTCAGACCTATGGTCACGCGGCAAACCGAAACGTAAATGTTCAACCTGTACAGTTCGCAAACTTCAATCAAGCGCCATATGTACAAACAGATGAGACAAACCTCAATTTACTTCTCGACATACCGCTTAAAGTTACCGTAGAATTAGGAAGGACCCAAAAGCAAATTAAGGATATTCTGGAACTGTCCCAAGGCTCCATTATCGAGCTGGACAAGCTGGCCGGTGAACCTGTCGACATCCTGGTGAACAACAAGCTGATCGCCAAGGGAGAGGTTGTCGTCATAGATGAGAACTTTGGTGTACGGGTAACGGATATCGTAAGCCAATGGGACCGCATTCAAAAATTGCAATAA
- the fliM gene encoding flagellar motor switch protein FliM, whose translation MVDVLSQNEIDALLAALSSGEMDADELKKEEVTRKVRVYDFKRATRFSKDHIRSLTRIHENFARYLTTYFSAQLRTFVQINVVQVEQLPYDEFIRSIPKMTILNIFEAEPLEGRMVLEVHPNVAYAMLDRMLGGQGMAPSKINNLTEIETIIMERIFARAFESLQEAWKTVIDISPRLEALETNPQFMQIVSPNETIALISLSTKIGDTTGMINLCIPHVVIEPIMPRLSAHHWFVSQKKERIPEEVEMLEQRVSKAKLPIVAELGESVITIKEFLGLAVGDVISLNKPIDDGLRIKVGEKLKFIGSPGSVKDRIAVQVDLVVSEGAEEENDE comes from the coding sequence TTGGTTGATGTATTATCGCAGAATGAGATAGACGCGCTGCTAGCCGCTTTGTCATCGGGTGAGATGGATGCGGATGAACTGAAAAAAGAAGAGGTTACGCGAAAGGTTCGAGTCTACGATTTCAAGCGCGCTACTCGATTCTCGAAGGATCACATACGAAGCTTAACACGCATACACGAAAACTTCGCGCGATATTTGACAACCTATTTCTCAGCGCAGCTTCGTACATTCGTTCAGATCAATGTCGTGCAGGTCGAGCAGCTGCCGTACGATGAATTTATCCGCTCGATTCCGAAGATGACGATTCTGAACATATTTGAAGCGGAGCCGCTGGAAGGGCGCATGGTGCTCGAAGTTCATCCTAACGTTGCTTATGCCATGCTCGACAGAATGCTGGGCGGGCAGGGGATGGCGCCTTCCAAGATCAACAATCTGACCGAGATCGAGACCATTATTATGGAACGTATTTTCGCCAGGGCGTTTGAAAGCTTGCAGGAAGCATGGAAGACGGTCATTGATATTTCGCCGCGTCTGGAGGCGCTGGAGACGAATCCGCAATTTATGCAGATTGTCTCTCCGAACGAAACGATCGCATTGATCTCGCTCAGCACAAAGATCGGCGATACGACGGGGATGATTAATCTATGTATCCCGCATGTCGTTATTGAACCGATTATGCCGCGGTTGTCTGCCCACCACTGGTTCGTCTCCCAGAAAAAAGAGAGAATTCCAGAAGAAGTTGAAATGCTGGAGCAGCGCGTGAGCAAAGCGAAGCTTCCAATCGTTGCCGAGCTTGGCGAATCGGTCATTACGATCAAAGAATTTTTGGGTCTCGCGGTTGGAGACGTCATTTCGTTAAATAAACCGATAGATGACGGACTTCGCATTAAGGTTGGCGAGAAGCTGAAGTTTATCGGAAGCCCGGGCTCCGTCAAGGATCGGATTGCCGTGCAAGTGGATCTAGTTGTCAGCGAAGGAGCGGAAGAAGAAAATGACGAGTAA
- a CDS encoding flagellar basal body protein FliL translates to MKKMLPWLVTTLLAITLIAIVSIILYKSFFNDTDKPDPEKAPVTVKHLSADELVSVTSELKDFKRNLKDSDYVVVMSFAFQLDSKKTKEEFDKILEIEVRPIINRTVADLTAAELNGLAR, encoded by the coding sequence ATGAAAAAAATGTTGCCATGGCTAGTCACTACCTTGCTAGCAATAACGCTGATCGCAATTGTATCCATCATTTTGTACAAATCGTTTTTTAACGACACAGATAAGCCCGACCCGGAAAAAGCGCCTGTTACGGTGAAGCATCTTTCTGCAGACGAGCTGGTGTCCGTTACTTCCGAGCTGAAGGATTTCAAACGCAACTTGAAAGATTCGGACTATGTCGTTGTTATGAGCTTTGCGTTCCAGCTGGACAGCAAGAAGACAAAGGAAGAGTTCGATAAGATTCTCGAAATTGAGGTAAGGCCAATTATTAACCGCACGGTTGCCGATTTGACGGCAGCTGAGCTTAACGGACTCGCAAGGTGA
- a CDS encoding flagellar FlbD family protein: protein MITVTRLNGSKLMINALLIELIEETPDTIITLTTGKKFIVTESAAELVQLIQSYIRSIGVLAATQKIEQTEGP, encoded by the coding sequence ATGATTACCGTAACTCGATTGAATGGCTCGAAGCTGATGATTAATGCTCTTCTTATCGAATTGATAGAAGAAACTCCGGATACGATCATTACGCTCACTACGGGTAAAAAATTTATCGTAACGGAGAGCGCAGCCGAGCTGGTACAGCTAATTCAGAGTTATATTCGTTCAATCGGCGTTCTAGCAGCGACCCAGAAGATCGAACAAACGGAGGGTCCATAG
- the flgG gene encoding flagellar basal body rod protein FlgG, which yields MLRSMYSGVSGMRGFQTKLDVIGNNIANVNTVGFKGGRVMFSDILSQTTSGVTASLEGEQGGVNAKQIGLGVTISAIDTIHTPGSAMTTNVPTDLRIDGDGFFAVSAGGDSPTYLTRAGNFTLDGNRQLVNADGMFVLSSDGEPIVLGEDVTSFSIGQDGSILAVTADGTEAVAQLGVVKVVNPSGLEKVGGNLYRVTANANPDGEFEIVTADDPELGTGAIIAGQLEMSNVDLTNEFTEMIVAQRGFQANSRIITTSDEILQEVVNLKR from the coding sequence ATGCTTAGATCCATGTATTCCGGCGTATCGGGTATGCGCGGTTTCCAAACAAAGCTTGACGTAATCGGCAATAACATCGCAAACGTCAATACGGTAGGATTCAAGGGCGGCCGGGTTATGTTCAGCGATATTCTGAGCCAGACCACTTCAGGGGTTACGGCATCTCTCGAAGGAGAGCAGGGCGGCGTCAACGCGAAGCAGATTGGTCTTGGCGTCACGATCTCAGCGATCGATACTATCCATACACCTGGCAGCGCGATGACAACAAACGTGCCAACCGACCTTCGCATTGACGGTGACGGATTCTTCGCAGTATCCGCCGGAGGCGATTCTCCTACCTATCTGACACGCGCAGGTAACTTCACATTGGATGGTAACAGACAGTTGGTTAATGCCGACGGCATGTTTGTTCTATCGTCCGATGGTGAGCCGATTGTTCTCGGAGAGGATGTAACGTCCTTCTCGATCGGACAAGACGGTTCGATTCTTGCGGTAACAGCGGACGGTACGGAAGCCGTTGCGCAGCTTGGAGTCGTAAAAGTGGTTAACCCGAGCGGTCTGGAGAAAGTAGGCGGCAATCTGTACCGGGTAACGGCCAATGCCAATCCGGACGGCGAGTTCGAGATCGTAACGGCAGATGATCCTGAACTTGGTACAGGCGCCATTATCGCTGGCCAGCTGGAGATGTCGAACGTCGACCTGACGAATGAATTCACCGAGATGATCGTTGCACAGCGCGGTTTCCAGGCGAATTCCCGTATCATCACCACATCCGACGAGATTTTGCAAGAGGTTGTTAACTTGAAACGTTAA
- a CDS encoding TIGR02530 family flagellar biosynthesis protein, with product MSDGVKISHLFPVGAPPLTGAKNTPRPQQAGGFKDMLDAKVLKFSQHAEVRMKQRGIQLQPESLTKIMNAVDEAESKGAKDSLIVMKDIAMIVNVPSRTVVTAMDGKQMQSNVFTNIDSAVILS from the coding sequence ATGAGTGACGGAGTGAAAATCAGCCATCTGTTTCCTGTCGGTGCGCCGCCTCTGACCGGTGCCAAGAATACTCCGCGTCCGCAGCAAGCCGGTGGCTTCAAGGATATGCTTGATGCCAAGGTGCTTAAATTCAGCCAGCACGCAGAAGTGCGGATGAAGCAGCGCGGAATTCAACTGCAACCGGAATCGCTGACCAAGATTATGAATGCGGTGGATGAAGCCGAGTCTAAAGGCGCAAAAGATTCCTTGATTGTAATGAAAGACATTGCGATGATTGTTAACGTTCCTAGCCGTACGGTAGTCACTGCAATGGACGGCAAGCAAATGCAAAGCAATGTTTTTACGAATATCGACAGTGCGGTGATCTTAAGCTAG
- a CDS encoding flagellar hook capping FlgD N-terminal domain-containing protein has protein sequence MATVSSKVMWPNYSTSNVKAAGKDTDKNALGKDAFLELLVTQLKNQDPLQPQDNAAFITQMAQFTSVEQLMNMSDQLSLLNQNLGTASSIIGKTVSWYELDDAGQTKLMYDAVNSIVSQDGTLYAKFADETMIKLSDVVTVSDKAPEANQPDDGSEESDGNGETAGTADTNSSSTEQEDGSV, from the coding sequence ATGGCGACAGTATCTTCGAAAGTCATGTGGCCGAATTACAGCACTTCGAACGTGAAGGCAGCAGGCAAGGATACCGATAAAAATGCGTTAGGCAAGGATGCGTTTCTTGAATTGCTCGTAACGCAGCTGAAGAATCAGGATCCGCTGCAGCCGCAGGATAACGCCGCATTCATTACGCAAATGGCGCAGTTTACTTCTGTTGAGCAGCTAATGAACATGTCGGATCAGCTTTCTTTACTCAATCAAAATCTTGGCACGGCATCTTCCATTATCGGGAAAACCGTTTCCTGGTATGAACTGGATGATGCAGGCCAAACCAAGCTGATGTATGACGCGGTTAATTCAATCGTTTCTCAGGACGGTACTTTGTATGCCAAATTTGCGGATGAAACCATGATTAAGCTTAGCGATGTCGTGACCGTATCCGATAAAGCACCTGAAGCTAATCAACCTGATGACGGTAGTGAAGAGTCGGACGGGAATGGTGAAACGGCGGGAACGGCAGATACAAATTCTAGTTCAACCGAACAGGAAGATGGTTCCGTATGA
- a CDS encoding flagellar hook-length control protein FliK, whose protein sequence is MEMIIPQVSTPAPAATTNNVSTQAKSGGNDKFQKTLANQMKGDKGASDKTGASSSAADKADNAQQAVSGKDAHAANDAPAVNQAGEATAAAGSAAVTESDVLTDATADLMEIIDQLLADLEKIKSDLSAPSADSQDQDMSEPASMLDQLQALLALLGIPMPVQLQTQASDASNQSLTGNQDTNQQLAAIVSKVQDSLLQLQTAMQEGTMKQIGLQEPVQLIGQQLGALQQFVQKQKDLSRRTEQPVVSAQQAPEITVTTTAPAVSVHLQRLTERAVHPVAIAAATDQQVTKEETEASSETDEQAPILTTGQSFADVIRQTVPHAAKLAPIVQASVPVTDFADNMKDFIQKLNIKHGNGMSEATIQLFPKELGQVDVRITMHNGQLTALFHADNASAKDALDNQMAQLRVALQQQGLSVDKLEVTYGQSAAHLSNGQHGQGTGQQAFSNQNKSKGDGLQEDFESDVAEQQAIQDLGYGRAVNVTA, encoded by the coding sequence ATGGAGATGATCATTCCTCAAGTCTCAACGCCAGCACCAGCCGCGACAACAAACAACGTATCTACGCAAGCGAAATCAGGCGGAAATGACAAATTTCAAAAGACGCTAGCCAATCAGATGAAAGGCGACAAAGGCGCTTCGGATAAAACCGGCGCATCTTCATCTGCAGCGGATAAGGCTGACAATGCGCAGCAAGCCGTTTCCGGTAAGGATGCGCACGCAGCGAACGATGCACCGGCAGTCAATCAGGCAGGCGAAGCGACAGCTGCGGCAGGCAGTGCTGCCGTAACGGAATCGGATGTTTTGACCGATGCAACAGCTGATCTGATGGAAATCATCGATCAATTGCTTGCCGATTTGGAAAAGATCAAGTCGGATTTGTCCGCCCCATCGGCAGACAGTCAAGATCAGGATATGTCGGAGCCAGCTTCGATGCTGGATCAACTTCAGGCTTTGCTTGCTCTTTTAGGGATTCCGATGCCGGTACAGCTTCAGACTCAGGCAAGCGATGCTTCCAATCAGTCGTTGACAGGGAATCAGGATACAAATCAGCAGCTGGCAGCAATCGTAAGCAAGGTTCAGGATTCCTTGCTGCAGCTTCAAACGGCAATGCAGGAAGGAACAATGAAGCAAATCGGACTTCAAGAGCCAGTCCAGCTAATCGGGCAGCAGCTTGGGGCTCTGCAGCAATTCGTTCAAAAGCAGAAAGATTTGAGCAGGCGTACAGAACAGCCTGTCGTGTCGGCTCAACAAGCGCCTGAAATAACAGTTACAACAACTGCGCCCGCGGTATCCGTTCATTTGCAGCGATTGACTGAGCGCGCTGTTCATCCGGTTGCGATAGCAGCGGCAACCGACCAGCAAGTAACGAAGGAAGAGACGGAAGCATCCAGTGAAACAGACGAGCAGGCACCGATATTAACAACCGGTCAGTCATTTGCTGATGTCATTCGTCAAACGGTGCCTCATGCAGCAAAGCTAGCGCCTATTGTGCAAGCGTCCGTTCCGGTTACCGATTTCGCGGACAATATGAAGGATTTTATTCAAAAGCTGAATATCAAGCATGGCAACGGTATGTCGGAAGCAACCATTCAGCTGTTTCCTAAAGAGCTTGGACAGGTTGACGTACGCATAACGATGCATAACGGGCAACTCACGGCTTTGTTCCACGCGGATAACGCAAGCGCTAAGGATGCGCTCGACAATCAGATGGCGCAGTTAAGAGTTGCTTTGCAGCAACAGGGTTTGTCAGTCGACAAGCTTGAAGTAACATACGGCCAGTCGGCCGCGCATTTATCCAACGGCCAGCATGGCCAGGGAACCGGCCAGCAGGCTTTTTCCAATCAAAATAAATCCAAAGGCGACGGGTTGCAGGAGGATTTTGAGTCTGATGTTGCCGAGCAGCAGGCGATACAAGATCTAGGCTACGGACGTGCTGTCAATGTGACGGCTTAA
- a CDS encoding MotE family protein: MEMEKQGYSGFERLMFFMTPILFTIVLLGALYVLFNTETRNQMLEIGNSIPYLKDVLPDPKTADGKANDDQLKSANMSRKIDELQAQLQEKEAELAQTNQTKATQEQELKSMQDQINSLKSSNEEKAADDAAYQAKIQELASMYSKITPSKAAPILQSMTMDEMVLVLDSMRPDDRVRILEKMNPQTAADATMALKDTVTAKDRQIAALQAELKKAKPTETKQPSSQLSSDQLSATFAAMDAKSAGELLIKMADISPSKVIRILNTVDDKTRSGILAEMSGINQKITAQLMSKLMAGS; encoded by the coding sequence ATGGAAATGGAGAAGCAGGGGTACAGCGGCTTCGAACGGTTGATGTTTTTTATGACGCCGATCTTGTTTACGATTGTCCTTTTGGGCGCGTTATATGTTTTGTTTAATACGGAAACCCGTAATCAAATGCTGGAGATCGGCAACTCGATTCCCTATCTGAAGGATGTACTTCCCGATCCCAAAACAGCAGACGGAAAAGCTAACGACGACCAGCTCAAATCAGCCAACATGAGCCGTAAGATTGATGAGCTCCAGGCGCAGCTGCAGGAGAAGGAAGCCGAGCTTGCACAAACCAACCAGACTAAGGCAACCCAAGAGCAAGAATTAAAGAGCATGCAGGATCAGATTAATTCGCTTAAATCTTCTAATGAAGAAAAGGCTGCGGACGATGCCGCTTATCAGGCGAAAATCCAAGAGCTTGCGAGCATGTACAGCAAAATCACCCCAAGTAAAGCAGCTCCTATTCTGCAGAGCATGACGATGGATGAAATGGTGCTTGTCTTGGATTCCATGAGACCGGACGACAGGGTGCGGATTTTGGAGAAAATGAACCCGCAAACGGCTGCTGACGCAACGATGGCGCTGAAGGATACCGTAACGGCGAAGGACAGGCAGATTGCCGCGCTGCAGGCTGAGCTGAAGAAAGCCAAACCAACGGAAACCAAGCAGCCTTCCTCGCAGCTGAGCAGCGATCAATTGAGTGCTACATTCGCAGCGATGGACGCGAAGAGCGCGGGAGAACTATTAATTAAAATGGCCGATATCAGCCCAAGTAAGGTTATCCGCATTCTGAATACCGTGGATGACAAGACTCGCTCAGGGATTTTGGCGGAAATGTCCGGCATTAATCAAAAGATTACCGCACAGCTGATGTCCAAGCTGATGGCAGGCAGCTAA
- the fliJ gene encoding flagellar export protein FliJ encodes MAAFRYAYQKIVDLKSSEKTQAEWQLSSAIGVLQAEELSLSELRMKRAEWENKQHESSSEAVPLAELQLMQHYLEYLDSCIASKLTDVKQAERKVEYNRTNLADRMKDEKVWLKAKEHAKDRFRHVMQIKEQNELDEMATNRFKVSLPS; translated from the coding sequence ATGGCAGCCTTTCGATACGCTTATCAAAAAATCGTAGACTTGAAGTCAAGCGAGAAGACGCAGGCTGAGTGGCAGCTCTCTTCAGCAATTGGTGTTCTGCAGGCGGAAGAACTAAGTCTTTCGGAGCTGCGGATGAAACGGGCAGAGTGGGAAAACAAGCAGCACGAGAGCTCAAGTGAAGCTGTTCCTCTCGCTGAGCTGCAGTTGATGCAGCATTATCTGGAATACTTGGATTCCTGCATTGCAAGCAAGCTTACGGATGTTAAGCAGGCTGAACGAAAGGTTGAATATAACCGGACAAACCTCGCGGACCGAATGAAGGATGAGAAGGTTTGGCTTAAAGCGAAAGAGCATGCCAAAGACCGGTTCCGGCATGTAATGCAGATCAAGGAACAAAATGAGCTGGATGAAATGGCTACCAACCGCTTCAAGGTATCCCTTCCATCATGA
- the fliI gene encoding flagellar protein export ATPase FliI translates to MNGIKLDSSKYMDQLRHLDPVRVNGKVTQVIGLTVESEGPDASIGDVCLIYPAKGAKPIKAEVVGFRDNKVILMPLGELHAISPGCDVVGTGKPLSVQVGSELLGKVLDGLGKPLDGSFLPSRMQQYSTHNEPSNPLARPRVQETLSIGVRAIDGLLTVGRGQRVGIFAGSGVGKSTLLGMIARNTSADVNVIALIGERGREVLEFIEKDLGPEGLARSVVIVATSDQPALIRIKGALIATSIAEYFRDRGLNVMLMMDSVTRYAMAQREVGLAIGEPPATRGYTPSVFATLPKLLERAGTGPNGSITAFYTVLVDGDDMNEPIADAVRGILDGHIVLNRQLANKGHFPAIDVLASVSRVMKEIVTEEHQEAANELKMLLSVYRDSEDLINIGAYQRGTNEKIDTAIENIDAIYQFTRQKTNEKVTLADSKERLLQEFHGR, encoded by the coding sequence ATGAACGGTATTAAACTGGACAGCTCCAAATATATGGACCAGCTTCGTCATCTTGATCCTGTCCGCGTAAATGGCAAGGTCACACAGGTTATCGGACTTACCGTGGAATCGGAAGGGCCCGATGCAAGTATCGGCGATGTATGTCTGATCTACCCGGCTAAGGGTGCCAAACCGATTAAAGCAGAAGTCGTAGGCTTCCGCGATAATAAAGTCATTCTAATGCCTTTGGGCGAATTGCATGCGATAAGCCCAGGCTGTGATGTTGTCGGGACAGGAAAACCGTTATCGGTTCAGGTTGGTTCCGAATTGCTCGGCAAGGTGCTTGACGGTTTGGGTAAGCCTCTTGACGGATCGTTTCTGCCTAGCCGCATGCAGCAATATTCGACTCATAACGAACCTAGCAATCCGCTTGCGCGTCCCAGAGTCCAGGAAACTTTAAGCATTGGAGTCCGCGCGATCGATGGTCTGCTTACCGTTGGCAGAGGCCAGCGCGTAGGTATTTTTGCAGGCTCTGGTGTTGGTAAAAGTACGCTTCTTGGCATGATCGCCCGGAATACGTCCGCCGACGTAAACGTCATTGCTTTAATTGGCGAACGAGGCCGCGAGGTACTTGAATTTATCGAGAAGGATCTTGGTCCTGAAGGACTTGCCCGCTCGGTTGTTATTGTAGCTACCTCCGATCAGCCTGCTTTAATCCGGATTAAGGGAGCGCTTATTGCTACTTCCATTGCGGAGTATTTCCGCGACCGCGGACTGAACGTCATGCTGATGATGGACTCGGTTACCCGTTACGCAATGGCGCAGCGTGAAGTTGGCCTTGCCATTGGCGAGCCGCCTGCAACAAGGGGTTACACGCCTTCCGTATTTGCCACGCTTCCCAAGCTTCTGGAAAGGGCGGGAACAGGGCCTAATGGCTCAATTACCGCGTTCTATACCGTTCTGGTTGACGGCGATGACATGAACGAACCGATAGCCGACGCGGTGCGCGGTATATTGGACGGTCACATCGTGCTAAACAGGCAGCTTGCGAATAAAGGTCATTTTCCTGCGATTGATGTTCTGGCGTCTGTGAGCCGTGTCATGAAGGAAATCGTGACGGAAGAGCATCAGGAAGCGGCAAATGAGTTAAAGATGTTACTCTCTGTTTATAGAGATTCGGAAGACCTAATCAATATTGGGGCGTACCAGAGGGGTACAAACGAAAAAATTGATACGGCAATCGAAAATATTGATGCAATCTATCAATTTACAAGACAAAAGACAAATGAAAAGGTCACTCTGGCCGATTCAAAGGAAAGATTATTACAGGAATTCCACGGGAGATGA
- a CDS encoding FliH/SctL family protein: MSNLIKSSSVIALDQLKQLYWLNKHAAEQVAVTEEIIEEAGPDEETISIRDQIISDAQNFAEERIREAGEQSEQLLAQAEADIDAWWLEKRLEDERHSEASRQAGFEQGYAEGQAHAEQALQQEWESRLEEANAVLKSAYEMREQIIQEAEPFLVELSVSISEKVIGRQLSEAPEMALELIRKALSRRREQGVIALCVAPGQLAFVQAAREELNLVIDSQAELQIIPDASVKDFGCVIRSAYGSIDARIDTQLSEIKRELVQLANQSHEERSMPDERY; this comes from the coding sequence TTGTCTAATTTGATAAAGTCTTCAAGCGTAATCGCGCTTGATCAGCTGAAACAGCTTTATTGGCTTAACAAACATGCTGCTGAGCAAGTAGCGGTGACCGAAGAGATTATTGAAGAGGCAGGGCCGGATGAAGAGACTATCTCCATTCGCGACCAGATCATCTCGGATGCACAGAACTTCGCTGAAGAACGTATTCGTGAAGCCGGCGAACAAAGCGAGCAATTGCTGGCACAAGCGGAAGCCGATATCGACGCCTGGTGGCTTGAGAAACGGCTGGAAGATGAAAGGCATTCCGAAGCTTCCCGTCAAGCAGGCTTTGAGCAAGGTTATGCTGAAGGCCAAGCGCATGCCGAGCAAGCATTGCAGCAAGAATGGGAGAGTCGTCTGGAAGAAGCCAATGCAGTCCTGAAATCCGCTTATGAAATGCGCGAGCAGATTATTCAAGAGGCTGAGCCCTTTCTGGTAGAGCTTAGCGTCTCTATCTCGGAAAAAGTAATCGGCAGACAATTGTCGGAAGCGCCTGAAATGGCACTTGAACTGATCCGTAAAGCATTGTCGAGACGAAGAGAGCAAGGCGTTATCGCCCTTTGCGTTGCTCCTGGGCAGTTAGCTTTTGTCCAGGCTGCGAGGGAAGAGCTTAATCTTGTTATCGACTCGCAGGCAGAGCTTCAAATAATTCCGGACGCTTCGGTTAAAGATTTCGGATGTGTCATCCGTTCCGCTTACGGAAGCATAGATGCACGGATTGATACGCAGTTGTCCGAGATCAAGCGCGAGCTTGTACAGCTTGCCAACCAAAGCCATGAAGAACGGAGCATGCCGGATGAACGGTATTAA